Proteins encoded in a region of the Hypomesus transpacificus isolate Combined female chromosome 17, fHypTra1, whole genome shotgun sequence genome:
- the LOC124479824 gene encoding carcinoembryonic antigen-related cell adhesion molecule 2-like isoform X2, translated as MCIGHAQRYWSLALLFLSGVVCTLPGWNVQYQPEPIYAVKGCSVVIPCLFSYPVTQRVKRVKWGHNVSHKKSVYDSSFRKRSTKFVYLGNRVNNCSFQITQLEHRDSGIYKFRFETDNNKWTGVVGSILKVVDLISVTTPRNGTIIEGDFVNMTCKNVYDGPHRSSIEWFKNGVPIYKRSTLYINNISLQDSGSYACMLNYNSSRTLSEVFRVSVKYGPKNTSVSISPCSEVEKGSNVTLTCSSEANPPVQRYAWFLINGSVHHKLTSHFELYFGDVQSYSSGQYYCVVDNKHGSQNSSIVTLEVKDIHEDPKLVWIIITYMLLTVTLLIIILYMKRRKIMSTPDTEETTEIRHMHAESPVEESEEDPNQTIYTTVYMTTKPENLLHSEEHPTIYSSVEQLNFSSSPAEDHSKKQQTYESASIYSTVFSGQ; from the exons ATGTGCATTGGACACGCACAACGCTATTGGTCGCTGGCCCTTCTCTTTTTGTCTG GTGTTGTGTGTACCTTGCCTGGGTGGAATGTGCAGTATCAGCCTGAACCAATTTATGCCGTTAAAGGTTGTTCCGTTGTCATCCCTTGTTTATTTTCCTATCCTGTGACACAAAGAGTGAAAAGGGTGAAGTGGGGTCACAACGTTTCACACAAAAAGAGTGTATATGATAGTAGTTTTAGGAAACGCTCCACCAAATTTGTTTACCTTGGCAATAGAGTTAACAATTGTTCATTTCAAATAACCCAACTAGAACATAGAGATTCTGGGATATATAAATTCAGATTTGAGACTGACAACAACAAATGGACTGGTGTAGTTGGCTCAATACTGAAAGTGGTTG ATTTAATTTCTGTCACAACACCCAGAAATGGGACAATAATAGAAGGAGATTTTGTAAACATGACCTGTAAGAACGTCTATGATGGTCCGCACAGATCATCTATTGAGTGGTTTAAGAATGGAGTACCCATCTACAAAAGATCAACACTGTACATTAATAATATATCCCTTCAAGACTCTGGAAGCTATGCTTGTATGCTGAACTATAATAGCAGTCGAACACTTTCCGAAGTCTTCCGTGTCAGTGTTAAAT ATGGGCCAAAAAACACGTCCGTGTCAATCAGTCCGTGTTCAGAGGTAGAGAAGGGTAGTAATGTTACCCTGACCTGCAGCAGTGAAGCAAATCCACCAGTCCAGAGATATGCTTGGTTTCTAATAAACGGCAGCGTTCACCACAAACTCACATCTCACTTTGAGCTTTATTTTGGGGATGTTCAGTCTTATTCTAGTGGACAATACTACTGTGTAGTTGACAACAAACATGGGAGTCAGAATTCATCAATAGTAACTCTGGAAGTAAAAGACATTCACG AGGACCCCAAACTCGTATGGATTATTATTACGTACATGCTACTGACTGTCACACTGCTTATTATCATTCTTTATATGAAAAG AAGGAAGATAATGTCAACTCCTGACACAGAAGAGACTACTGAG ATCAGACATATGCATGCTGAGAGCCCTGTtgaggagagcgaggaggacCCAAACCAAACCATCTACACAACAGTGTACATGACCACAAAACCAGAAAA TCTGCTGCACAGTGAGGAACACCCTACGATATACAGCTCTGTGGAACAACTCAACTTCAGTTCAAGCCCTGCTGAG GATCACTCTAAGAAGCAGCAGACCTATGAAAGTGCATCCATCTACAGTACTGTGTTCAG TGGTCAGTGA
- the npb gene encoding neuropeptide B: MERSIKLALVMAVISILVSYEPVEAWYKQVAGPSYYSVGRASGLLSGIRRSPYIKRAESELNDSRDSTVNSVLPDSSNRQNSVLKTMPICLKDITPNLQSCELALDGTGYFQCKADVLVSLDSSDCVHA, from the exons ATGGAGAGGTCCATTAAACTTGCATTAGTAATGGCTGTTATCTCCATCCTGGTGTCTTATGAACCAGTGGAAGCGTGGTACAAGCAAGTTGCTGGCCCGAGCTACTACTCTGTTGGCAGGGCGTCAGGCTTGCTGTCTGGTATCCGGCGATCACCGTACATCAAAAGGGCTGAGTCCGAGTTGAATGACAGCAGAGATTCTACAGTGAACAGCGTGCTTCCAGACAGCAGCAATCGTCAAAATTCGGTCCTCAAAACTATG CCTATTTGTCTTAAAGATATTACACCCAATCTGCAAAGCTGCGAACTTGCCCTGGACGGCACCGGCTATTTCCAGTGTAAAGCAGACGTGCTCGTGTCTCTGGACTCATCGGACTGTGTGCACGCCTGA
- the LOC124479824 gene encoding carcinoembryonic antigen-related cell adhesion molecule 2-like isoform X1: MCIGHAQRYWSLALLFLSGVVCTLPGWNVQYQPEPIYAVKGCSVVIPCLFSYPVTQRVKRVKWGHNVSHKKSVYDSSFRKRSTKFVYLGNRVNNCSFQITQLEHRDSGIYKFRFETDNNKWTGVVGSILKVVDLISVTTPRNGTIIEGDFVNMTCKNVYDGPHRSSIEWFKNGVPIYKRSTLYINNISLQDSGSYACMLNYNSSRTLSEVFRVSVKYGPKNTSVSISPCSEVEKGSNVTLTCSSEANPPVQRYAWFLINGSVHHKLTSHFELYFGDVQSYSSGQYYCVVDNKHGSQNSSIVTLEVKDIHEDPKLVWIIITYMLLTVTLLIIILYMKRRKIMSTPDTEETTEIRHMHAESPVEESEEDPNQTIYTTVYMTTKPENLLHSEEHPTIYSSVEQLNFSSSPAEDHSKKQQTYESASIYSTVFSSGQ, encoded by the exons ATGTGCATTGGACACGCACAACGCTATTGGTCGCTGGCCCTTCTCTTTTTGTCTG GTGTTGTGTGTACCTTGCCTGGGTGGAATGTGCAGTATCAGCCTGAACCAATTTATGCCGTTAAAGGTTGTTCCGTTGTCATCCCTTGTTTATTTTCCTATCCTGTGACACAAAGAGTGAAAAGGGTGAAGTGGGGTCACAACGTTTCACACAAAAAGAGTGTATATGATAGTAGTTTTAGGAAACGCTCCACCAAATTTGTTTACCTTGGCAATAGAGTTAACAATTGTTCATTTCAAATAACCCAACTAGAACATAGAGATTCTGGGATATATAAATTCAGATTTGAGACTGACAACAACAAATGGACTGGTGTAGTTGGCTCAATACTGAAAGTGGTTG ATTTAATTTCTGTCACAACACCCAGAAATGGGACAATAATAGAAGGAGATTTTGTAAACATGACCTGTAAGAACGTCTATGATGGTCCGCACAGATCATCTATTGAGTGGTTTAAGAATGGAGTACCCATCTACAAAAGATCAACACTGTACATTAATAATATATCCCTTCAAGACTCTGGAAGCTATGCTTGTATGCTGAACTATAATAGCAGTCGAACACTTTCCGAAGTCTTCCGTGTCAGTGTTAAAT ATGGGCCAAAAAACACGTCCGTGTCAATCAGTCCGTGTTCAGAGGTAGAGAAGGGTAGTAATGTTACCCTGACCTGCAGCAGTGAAGCAAATCCACCAGTCCAGAGATATGCTTGGTTTCTAATAAACGGCAGCGTTCACCACAAACTCACATCTCACTTTGAGCTTTATTTTGGGGATGTTCAGTCTTATTCTAGTGGACAATACTACTGTGTAGTTGACAACAAACATGGGAGTCAGAATTCATCAATAGTAACTCTGGAAGTAAAAGACATTCACG AGGACCCCAAACTCGTATGGATTATTATTACGTACATGCTACTGACTGTCACACTGCTTATTATCATTCTTTATATGAAAAG AAGGAAGATAATGTCAACTCCTGACACAGAAGAGACTACTGAG ATCAGACATATGCATGCTGAGAGCCCTGTtgaggagagcgaggaggacCCAAACCAAACCATCTACACAACAGTGTACATGACCACAAAACCAGAAAA TCTGCTGCACAGTGAGGAACACCCTACGATATACAGCTCTGTGGAACAACTCAACTTCAGTTCAAGCCCTGCTGAG GATCACTCTAAGAAGCAGCAGACCTATGAAAGTGCATCCATCTACAGTACTGTGTTCAG TAGTGGTCAGTGA
- the LOC124479824 gene encoding sialoadhesin-like isoform X3 yields MCYILNTFNQTYCVFYFLDLISVTTPRNGTIIEGDFVNMTCKNVYDGPHRSSIEWFKNGVPIYKRSTLYINNISLQDSGSYACMLNYNSSRTLSEVFRVSVKYGPKNTSVSISPCSEVEKGSNVTLTCSSEANPPVQRYAWFLINGSVHHKLTSHFELYFGDVQSYSSGQYYCVVDNKHGSQNSSIVTLEVKDIHEDPKLVWIIITYMLLTVTLLIIILYMKRRKIMSTPDTEETTEIRHMHAESPVEESEEDPNQTIYTTVYMTTKPENLLHSEEHPTIYSSVEQLNFSSSPAEDHSKKQQTYESASIYSTVFSSGQ; encoded by the exons ATGTGTTATATTCTAAATACTTTCAATCAGACTTACTGTGTTTTCTATTTTTTAGATTTAATTTCTGTCACAACACCCAGAAATGGGACAATAATAGAAGGAGATTTTGTAAACATGACCTGTAAGAACGTCTATGATGGTCCGCACAGATCATCTATTGAGTGGTTTAAGAATGGAGTACCCATCTACAAAAGATCAACACTGTACATTAATAATATATCCCTTCAAGACTCTGGAAGCTATGCTTGTATGCTGAACTATAATAGCAGTCGAACACTTTCCGAAGTCTTCCGTGTCAGTGTTAAAT ATGGGCCAAAAAACACGTCCGTGTCAATCAGTCCGTGTTCAGAGGTAGAGAAGGGTAGTAATGTTACCCTGACCTGCAGCAGTGAAGCAAATCCACCAGTCCAGAGATATGCTTGGTTTCTAATAAACGGCAGCGTTCACCACAAACTCACATCTCACTTTGAGCTTTATTTTGGGGATGTTCAGTCTTATTCTAGTGGACAATACTACTGTGTAGTTGACAACAAACATGGGAGTCAGAATTCATCAATAGTAACTCTGGAAGTAAAAGACATTCACG AGGACCCCAAACTCGTATGGATTATTATTACGTACATGCTACTGACTGTCACACTGCTTATTATCATTCTTTATATGAAAAG AAGGAAGATAATGTCAACTCCTGACACAGAAGAGACTACTGAG ATCAGACATATGCATGCTGAGAGCCCTGTtgaggagagcgaggaggacCCAAACCAAACCATCTACACAACAGTGTACATGACCACAAAACCAGAAAA TCTGCTGCACAGTGAGGAACACCCTACGATATACAGCTCTGTGGAACAACTCAACTTCAGTTCAAGCCCTGCTGAG GATCACTCTAAGAAGCAGCAGACCTATGAAAGTGCATCCATCTACAGTACTGTGTTCAG TAGTGGTCAGTGA